Proteins from a single region of Chloroflexota bacterium:
- a CDS encoding methyltransferase domain-containing protein, producing MRNPNSWKTSKFILKKGRLIPSLDRAKLGVGSRLTAGRIAAFYAQAIPEHARGKLIDLGCGKIPLYPLYIPHTEAILCTDWRISLPQSQYLDFTCNLADILPLSAETFDTIILADVLEHIPNPQGLWNEMNRILTPGGKLLLTVPFYYGIHEAPHDYHRFTEFALRRYASEAGFTLLELEPLGGSPEVLADLLGKHLSAIPLIGAFLAILLQSLVQVFTTFGPGKKFSHISSRAFPLGYALVAVKLHHRQLTTL from the coding sequence ATGAGAAATCCAAATTCGTGGAAAACGAGCAAATTTATTCTAAAAAAAGGGAGACTTATTCCGTCGCTCGATCGCGCCAAGTTAGGGGTTGGCTCGCGTCTGACTGCCGGGAGGATTGCCGCTTTCTATGCACAGGCTATCCCCGAACATGCGCGCGGCAAATTGATTGACCTGGGTTGCGGGAAAATCCCTCTTTATCCGCTCTACATTCCTCACACCGAGGCAATTTTATGCACCGATTGGCGAATCAGTCTGCCACAAAGCCAGTATCTGGATTTTACCTGCAATCTAGCCGATATACTGCCGCTGAGTGCAGAGACCTTCGATACCATCATCCTGGCCGATGTGCTGGAGCATATACCCAACCCTCAAGGTTTGTGGAACGAAATGAACCGGATTCTCACCCCCGGGGGAAAGCTGCTCCTGACGGTGCCGTTTTATTATGGCATCCATGAGGCGCCACACGATTATCATCGTTTCACGGAATTTGCGTTGCGCCGCTACGCCTCGGAGGCAGGCTTCACCCTTCTGGAACTGGAACCTCTGGGGGGTTCGCCCGAAGTCCTGGCCGATTTACTGGGCAAACATCTCAGCGCTATTCCTCTCATCGGCGCGTTTCTCGCCATCCTGTTACAATCCCTCGTTCAAGTTTTTACCACTTTTGGACCAGGAAAGAAATTCTCACATATTTCCAGCCGCGCTTTCCCGCTGGGGTATGCGCTGGTGGCAGTCAAGCTACATCATCGCCAATTAACCACTCTGTAG